In Streptacidiphilus sp. P02-A3a, the DNA window TGGGCACCACCCTGGGCATCGCGCTGCAGTCGCTGGCGCTGCTGCCGTACCTGCGGGACGCGGGCTTCGTGCTCCGCCCGCGCTTCGACTGGCGCGGGAACGGCCTGCGCGCCAGCGTCACCGCCGCCCGCTGGACGCTGCTCTTCGTGCTGGCCAACCAGGTCGCGCTGACCGTGGTCACCCGCTACTCGGCGGACGTCGACACCGCGCTGCCCACGGCCGGGGCGGGCAACACCGCGTACTTCTTCGCGCAGACCATCTGGCTGCTGCCGCAGTCCGTGGTCACCGTCACCGCCGTGACCGCGCTGCTGCCCCGGATGAGCCGGGCCGTCGCCGAGGAGCGGCTGGACGACGTGCGGGCCGACCTCTCCCGCGGGCTGCGGCTCACCGGCCTGGTGATCGTCCCGGTGGCCTTCTTCTTCCTGGCCCTGGGCCCGCAGCTGACCTCGCTGCTGTTCGGCGTCGGGCACCACCCGGGCCCGACGCTGCCGATGGGCCGGATGCTCCAGGCCTTCGCGCTCGGCCTGATCCCGTTCTCCGCGCAGTACCTGCTGCTGCGCGGGTTCTACGCGTTCCAGGACACCCGGACGCCGTTCCTGATGGCGGTGTGCATCTCCGGCCTGGACATCGCCCTGGCCGCGGCCTGCCACCAACTGCTGCCCACCCGTTGGGCGGTGATCGGGATGGCGGCCGCGTACTCGGTGTCCTACCTGGCCGGGCTGCTGGTCACCGGCGCCCGGCTGCGCCGTCGGCTCGAAGGCCGGATCGACGGCAGGCGGCTGGCCCGCACCTACGGCAAGCTGGTCCTGGCCGGGGCACTGGCCGCCGCCGCGGCCTGGGCGGTGACCCGGACCGACGCCGGTGCCGCCGTTCCGGCGCTGCTCAGCGGCGGGGCGGTGATGGCGCTGCTGTTCCTGGCCGTCGCCTGCGCGCTGCGGCTGCCGGAGCTGAACCGGCCCCGGGCCCGGCTGCTCGGCGCGGTCCGCCGGTGAACCCACCGCAGATGAACCACCGCCGGTGAGCCAGCGGGGCCGGTGAACGAGTCGGCCCGCCCCCGCCGGACCGTCAGCGGGGGCGGGCCGAGGCCGTGCTCACAGCTCGTCAGCGGACTCCTCGCCGGGCAGCTCCACCTGCGCGCCCAGCGCCCGGAGCTTGTTCATGAAGTTCTCGTAGCCCCGGTTGATCAGGTCGATCCCGTGCACGCTGGACGGCCCCTGCGCGGTCAGTGCCGCGATCAGGTAGGAGAAGCCGCCGCGCAGGTCGGGGATGACCAGTTCGCCGCCGAGCAGCTTGGACGGGCCGGAGACCACCGCCGAGTGCAGGAAGTTGCGCTGCCCGAAGCGGCAGGGGGTGCCGCCCAGGCACTCGCGGTACAGCTGGATGTGCGCGCCCATCTGGTTCAGCGCGGAGGTGAAGCCGAGCCGTGACTCGTAGACGGTCTCGTGCACGATCGACAGGCCGGTGGCCTGGGTCAGCGCCACCACCAGCGGCTGCTGCCAGTCGGTCTGGAAACCGGGGTGGACGTCGGTCTCCAGCGCGATGGCGGTCAGCTCGCCGCCCGGGTGCCAGAAGCGGATGCCCTCGTCGTCGACCTCGAACGCCCCGCCGACCTTGCGGAAGGTGTTGAGGAAGGTCATCATCTCCAGCTGCCGCGCGCCCCGGACGAAGATGTCGCCGCCGGTGGCCAGCGCCGCGCAGGCCCAGGAGGCGGATTCGAGCCGGTCCGGCAGCGCCCGGTGGTTGTAGCCGCCGAGCCGGTCCACCCCGGTGACCAGGATGGTCCGGTCGGTGCCCATGGAGATGATCGCGCCCATCTTCTGCAGCACGCAGATCAGGTCCACGATCTCCGGCTCGATGGCGGCGTTGCGCAGCTCGGTCACGCCCTCCGCCAGCACCGCGGTCAGCAGCACCTGCTCGGTTGCGCCGACCGAGGGATAGGGCAGCTCGATCTTGCAGCCGCGCAGCCGCTGCGGGGCAGTCAGCACCGTGCCCTGCGGGTGCTTCTCGATGACCGCGCCGAACTGGCGGAGCACGTCGAAGTGGAAGTCGACCGGGCGTCCGCCGATGTCGCAGCCGCCGAGGCCGGGGATGAACGCGTGGCCGAGCCGGTGCAGCAGCGGGCCGCAGAACAGGATCGGGATCCGCGAGCTGCCCGCGTGGGCGTCGATGTCGGCGACGTTCGCGCTCTCGACGTGCGAGGGGTCGAGCACGATCTCGCCGGACTCGTCGCCGGGGAGCACGGTGACCCCGTGCAGCTGGAGCAGCCCGGTCACGACCTTGACGTCACGGATGTCCGGAACGTTGCGGAGCCGGCTCGGCTCCTGCCCGAGCAGGGCGGCCACCATGGCCTTGGGCACGAGGTTCTTCGCGCCGCGGACACGGATCTCGCCCTCAAGGGGGTTGCCGCCATGGACAAGCAGGACGTCGTCGGTCATGGTCTCGCGATCCTGGGGAGGGTTGGGGGGTGGAGCGGGGGCAGTGTTCGGCGCACACACGTCAAGTTCC includes these proteins:
- the murA gene encoding UDP-N-acetylglucosamine 1-carboxyvinyltransferase, with protein sequence MTDDVLLVHGGNPLEGEIRVRGAKNLVPKAMVAALLGQEPSRLRNVPDIRDVKVVTGLLQLHGVTVLPGDESGEIVLDPSHVESANVADIDAHAGSSRIPILFCGPLLHRLGHAFIPGLGGCDIGGRPVDFHFDVLRQFGAVIEKHPQGTVLTAPQRLRGCKIELPYPSVGATEQVLLTAVLAEGVTELRNAAIEPEIVDLICVLQKMGAIISMGTDRTILVTGVDRLGGYNHRALPDRLESASWACAALATGGDIFVRGARQLEMMTFLNTFRKVGGAFEVDDEGIRFWHPGGELTAIALETDVHPGFQTDWQQPLVVALTQATGLSIVHETVYESRLGFTSALNQMGAHIQLYRECLGGTPCRFGQRNFLHSAVVSGPSKLLGGELVIPDLRGGFSYLIAALTAQGPSSVHGIDLINRGYENFMNKLRALGAQVELPGEESADEL
- the murJ gene encoding murein biosynthesis integral membrane protein MurJ — protein: MRSARHAARPDSRGPARHAARPGPRPAAAPRTARSPRDGQGARAGLGRSSVLMAVGTVVSRATGLIRLVLQGAALSTGLLATTYNVANTVPTSIYTLLIGGALNSVLVPQLVRAREQHPDGGRAHEQRIVTLVLCVLGVGTVLAVLAAPQIVSLYLADTPRDHQTFELSVEFARFLLPQIFFYGLFAIFGQILNVRDRFGAMMWTPLLNNLVLITLFGLYLGLVGGPHDATGVTAAQVRLLGVGTTLGIALQSLALLPYLRDAGFVLRPRFDWRGNGLRASVTAARWTLLFVLANQVALTVVTRYSADVDTALPTAGAGNTAYFFAQTIWLLPQSVVTVTAVTALLPRMSRAVAEERLDDVRADLSRGLRLTGLVIVPVAFFFLALGPQLTSLLFGVGHHPGPTLPMGRMLQAFALGLIPFSAQYLLLRGFYAFQDTRTPFLMAVCISGLDIALAAACHQLLPTRWAVIGMAAAYSVSYLAGLLVTGARLRRRLEGRIDGRRLARTYGKLVLAGALAAAAAWAVTRTDAGAAVPALLSGGAVMALLFLAVACALRLPELNRPRARLLGAVRR